CCGCGCGGATCTGGTGGAAGCCCTGGGTGTACGAGACGATCTTCGACGCGTACAGCGCCTGCTCCACCTGCGCGGCGAAAGCCTCCGCCGCCTCCGGCGCGAGCGCGCTGGCGGTCGGCCCCGCGAGCCCGCGTGCGGCCGTCCGCAGGTCCGCGTGGCCGGAGACGGCGCGGGCGAAGACCGCCTCGGCGATCCCCGACACCGGCACCCCCAGGTCAAGGGCGATCTGCACGGTCCAGCGGCCGGTGCCCTTCTGCTCGGCGGCGTCGGCCACGACGTCGACGTAGGGGCTGCCGGTCGCGGCGTCCGTGTGCGCGAGCACCTCCGCCGTGATGTCGATCAGGTACGAGTCCAGGCGCCCCCGGTTCCACTCCCGGAAGGTCTCCGCGATCTTCGCGGGGGAGTAGCCGGCGACCTCGCGCAGCAGGTGGTAGGCCTCGGCGATCAGCTGCATGTCGGCGTACTCGATGCCGTTGTGCACCATCTTGACGAAGTGTCCGGCGCCGTCGGGGCCCACGTGCGAGGTGCAGGGCGTACCATCGGCGGCCTTCGCGGAGATCTTCTCCAGCAGCGGGCCGAGCGAGGCGTACGACTCCTGCGAGCCGCCGGGCATGATGCTCGGGCCGAGGAGCGCGCCCTCCTCGCCGCCGGAGATGCCCACGCCGACGAAGTGGATGCCCTGCTCGCGCAGTTCCCTCTCGCGGCGCCGGGTGTCCTCGAAGTGGGCGTTGCCGCCGTCGATGATGACGTCGCCCTCCTCCAGGAGCGGGGCGAACTCGCGGATCACGGCGTCGGTCGGCTCCCCGGCCTTCACCATGACGACGATGCGGCGGGGGCGCTCCAGCGCGTCGATGAACTCCTTCGCCGACTCGGCGGCCACGAAGCTGCCCTCGTGCCCGAATTCCTCCACCAGGGCCGTGGTCTTGGCGGCGGTCCGGTTGTGGACGGCCACCGTGAATCCGTTGCGGGCGAAGTTGCGTGCGAGGTTGCTGCCCATGACGGCGAGTCCGGTGACGCCGATCTGGGCTGTGCTGGTGCTCA
Above is a genomic segment from Streptomyces sp. NBC_01233 containing:
- the gndA gene encoding NADP-dependent phosphogluconate dehydrogenase, whose amino-acid sequence is MSTSTAQIGVTGLAVMGSNLARNFARNGFTVAVHNRTAAKTTALVEEFGHEGSFVAAESAKEFIDALERPRRIVVMVKAGEPTDAVIREFAPLLEEGDVIIDGGNAHFEDTRRRERELREQGIHFVGVGISGGEEGALLGPSIMPGGSQESYASLGPLLEKISAKAADGTPCTSHVGPDGAGHFVKMVHNGIEYADMQLIAEAYHLLREVAGYSPAKIAETFREWNRGRLDSYLIDITAEVLAHTDAATGSPYVDVVADAAEQKGTGRWTVQIALDLGVPVSGIAEAVFARAVSGHADLRTAARGLAGPTASALAPEAAEAFAAQVEQALYASKIVSYTQGFHQIRAGSEEYGWGVDLGAMASLWRGGCIIRAAFLDRIRAAYDARPDLPSLLADPGFADEIGAAQEDWRAVIAAAVGEGIPVPAFAASLAYYDALRAERLPAALTQGQRDFFGAHTYRRTDREGSFHTLWSGDRSEVRTD